One stretch of Marinobacterium iners DNA includes these proteins:
- a CDS encoding electron transfer flavoprotein-ubiquinone oxidoreductase encodes MEFDVVIVGAGPAGLSAACRLMQQAKSAEQELTVCVVEKGSEVGAHILSGAVMETRALDELFPDWKENGAPLKTPVTEDQVFLLKNETGAIKLPNAFVPKTMHNDGNYVVSLANVTRWLGEQAEQLGVEVFPGFAAAEVLYNEDGSVKGIATGDMGVTASGEQGPNYMPGMELHAKYTIFSEGCRGHLGKQLIEKYALDKDADPQHYGIGIKELWDIDPAKHKPGLVVHGSGWPLSDGASGGFFLYHAEDNQVVVGLIIDLNYSNPYLSPFDEFQRMKHHPEIKQYLEGGKRVAYGARAITKGGFNTLPKMTMPGALLIGCDAGTLNFSKIKGIHTAMKSGMLAAESIAAALVNGDAGGKDLTGFTDAYQASWLYDELYRGRNFGPAMHKFGPYLGGAFNYIDQNWFGGKIPVTLHDLHKDHEQLKLASESTEIQYPKPDGVLSFDKLSSVFLSNTNHEEDQPCHLQLKDPSIPINQNLPKYAEPAQRYCPAGVYEVVEGDSGPQFQINAQNCVHCKTCDIKDPAQNINWVVPEGAGGPNYPNM; translated from the coding sequence ATGGAATTTGATGTAGTAATCGTAGGCGCCGGGCCTGCCGGGCTCTCGGCAGCGTGCCGTCTGATGCAACAGGCCAAGTCAGCCGAGCAGGAACTGACCGTTTGTGTAGTTGAAAAAGGATCTGAGGTCGGCGCCCATATTCTTTCCGGTGCCGTGATGGAAACCCGCGCACTGGATGAGCTCTTCCCCGACTGGAAAGAGAATGGTGCCCCGCTGAAAACGCCTGTGACAGAAGATCAGGTGTTTCTGCTCAAGAATGAAACCGGTGCCATCAAACTGCCCAACGCCTTTGTGCCCAAGACCATGCACAATGACGGCAACTATGTTGTCAGCCTCGCCAATGTCACCCGCTGGCTGGGTGAACAGGCAGAACAGCTGGGTGTAGAAGTGTTCCCGGGCTTTGCCGCCGCCGAAGTACTGTACAACGAGGACGGCAGTGTTAAAGGGATCGCAACCGGTGATATGGGTGTGACCGCCAGCGGTGAACAGGGCCCCAACTACATGCCCGGCATGGAACTGCATGCCAAATACACGATTTTCTCTGAGGGCTGTCGTGGCCACTTGGGCAAACAATTGATCGAGAAGTACGCGCTCGACAAGGATGCTGACCCTCAACACTACGGCATCGGTATCAAGGAGCTGTGGGATATTGACCCTGCCAAACACAAGCCCGGCCTGGTCGTACACGGCTCCGGCTGGCCGCTGAGCGACGGCGCCAGTGGCGGTTTTTTCCTCTACCATGCCGAAGACAACCAGGTCGTTGTGGGTCTGATTATCGACCTGAACTATTCCAACCCATATCTAAGCCCGTTCGACGAGTTCCAGCGCATGAAACATCACCCCGAGATCAAGCAGTATCTCGAAGGTGGCAAGCGCGTGGCCTACGGCGCCCGAGCCATCACCAAGGGAGGCTTCAACACCCTGCCGAAGATGACCATGCCAGGTGCCCTGCTGATCGGCTGTGATGCCGGCACGCTGAACTTTTCCAAGATTAAAGGCATTCATACCGCCATGAAATCCGGCATGCTGGCGGCAGAGTCGATTGCAGCGGCACTGGTTAATGGCGATGCAGGCGGCAAGGACCTGACCGGCTTTACCGATGCTTACCAGGCCTCATGGCTGTATGACGAGCTGTATCGTGGACGCAACTTCGGCCCGGCGATGCACAAATTCGGCCCTTATCTGGGCGGTGCGTTCAACTATATCGACCAGAACTGGTTCGGCGGCAAAATCCCGGTGACCCTGCATGACCTGCATAAGGATCATGAGCAGCTTAAGCTGGCCAGTGAGAGTACGGAAATTCAGTACCCGAAACCGGATGGCGTCCTGTCGTTCGACAAACTCTCATCCGTGTTTCTTTCCAACACCAACCACGAAGAGGATCAGCCCTGCCACCTGCAGCTGAAAGACCCGAGCATCCCCATCAACCAGAACCTGCCCAAATATGCCGAACCGGCTCAGCGATACTGCCCTGCCGGTGTGTATGAAGTGGTGGAAGGCGATAGTGGCCCGCAGTTCCAGATCAATGCGCAGAACTGCGTCCACTGCAAGACCTGTGATATCAAGGACCCAGCCCAAAACATCAACTGGGTGGTACCTGAAGGTGCCGGTGGGCCGAACTACCCCAATATGTAG
- a CDS encoding ABC transporter ATP-binding protein — MSPVTLHLKRLSNELIQPFDLSIGPGEICCISGQSGSGKSRLLRAVADLEPHSGEVSLDGLEQQQLPAHLWRQRVRLVPAESQWWSERVGDHFPAEFNGEDLETLGLPVEAQEWDVMRLSSGEKQRLGLLRALAFPLQVLLLDEPCANLDPETTLRVEAMLLDRIQTEGWPVLWVAHDAAQMQRVADYRFQIRHEQLVEVTDERD; from the coding sequence TTGTCGCCCGTTACGCTACACCTCAAACGACTTTCAAATGAACTGATTCAGCCGTTCGATCTTTCGATCGGGCCCGGAGAAATATGTTGTATCAGTGGGCAGTCCGGCAGCGGCAAAAGCCGCCTGCTGCGTGCCGTTGCTGATTTGGAGCCACACTCAGGCGAGGTGTCGCTGGATGGCTTGGAACAGCAGCAGCTGCCGGCACATCTGTGGCGGCAACGGGTACGCCTCGTCCCGGCCGAAAGCCAGTGGTGGAGTGAGCGCGTGGGGGACCACTTTCCTGCAGAGTTTAATGGCGAGGATCTTGAAACCTTGGGCCTGCCGGTTGAAGCCCAGGAATGGGATGTAATGCGACTATCATCCGGTGAGAAACAGCGATTGGGCTTGCTGCGCGCACTGGCTTTTCCCTTGCAGGTACTATTGTTGGATGAGCCCTGCGCCAACTTGGATCCTGAAACCACCCTGCGAGTGGAGGCAATGCTGCTGGATCGCATTCAAACAGAGGGCTGGCCAGTACTTTGGGTCGCACACGATGCTGCCCAGATGCAACGCGTGGCGGATTACCGGTTCCAAATCAGGCATGAGCAGTTGGTTGAGGTGACCGATGAGCGTGATTGA
- the aspS gene encoding aspartate--tRNA ligase: MRSHYCGDLRSEHIGEDVTLCGWVHRRRDHGGVIFLDLRDREGITQVVFDPDREESFNLADSVRNEYVVEVRGTVRGRPEGTINKEMGTGEIEVLGKELVILNKSETPPFQLDEHQQVGEDVRLRHRYIDLRRPEIQRKLRFRSKITHNIRNYLEDNGFLDIETPILTRATPEGARDYLVPSRTHEGSFFALPQSPQLFKQLLMVSGFDRYYQIAKCFRDEDLRADRQPEFTQIDIETSFMDEEGIMGLTEGMIRRLFIELLDVDLGDFPRMPYSEAMHRYGSDKPDLRIPLELVDVADLLQDIEFKVFAGPAKDPKGRVAALKVPGGAELTRKIIDEYTSFVGIYGAKGLAWIKVNELEKGAEGLQSPIVKFLGEDVAMKVMQRLEAKNGDIVFFGADKATVVNEALGALRIKVGEDMNLIEREWAPLWVVDFPMFEENSDGSMTALHHPFTSPSCSPEELIAEPEGKLSRAYDMVLNGTELGGGSIRIHDQTMQKAVFKVLGISDEEADEKFGFLLNALKHGAPPHGGLAFGLDRLVMLMTGSTSIREVIAFPKTQSAACLLTDAPGEVSAAQLRELNIKLRKTP; this comes from the coding sequence ATGCGTAGCCATTATTGCGGCGATCTCAGATCAGAACATATCGGTGAAGATGTCACACTCTGCGGCTGGGTACACCGTCGCCGTGACCATGGTGGAGTGATTTTTCTCGACCTGCGTGACCGTGAAGGCATCACTCAGGTGGTGTTTGACCCGGATCGTGAAGAAAGCTTCAATCTGGCTGACAGCGTCCGCAACGAATACGTGGTTGAAGTGCGCGGTACCGTGCGTGGGCGTCCGGAAGGCACCATCAACAAGGAGATGGGCACCGGCGAAATCGAAGTGCTGGGCAAGGAACTGGTCATTCTGAACAAGTCTGAAACCCCGCCGTTCCAGCTGGACGAACACCAGCAAGTGGGTGAGGATGTGCGCCTGCGTCACCGCTATATCGACCTGCGTCGTCCGGAAATTCAGCGCAAGCTGCGGTTTCGCTCCAAAATCACGCATAACATCCGCAACTATCTGGAAGACAACGGTTTTCTCGATATCGAGACCCCGATTCTGACCCGCGCAACCCCTGAAGGTGCGCGTGACTATCTGGTGCCAAGCCGTACTCACGAAGGCAGCTTTTTTGCCCTGCCGCAGTCGCCTCAGTTGTTCAAGCAGCTGTTGATGGTGTCCGGTTTCGATCGCTACTATCAGATCGCCAAGTGCTTCCGTGATGAAGACCTGCGTGCTGACCGTCAGCCTGAATTCACCCAGATCGATATCGAAACCTCGTTCATGGACGAGGAAGGGATCATGGGCCTGACCGAAGGCATGATCCGCAGGCTGTTTATCGAACTGCTGGACGTGGATCTGGGCGACTTTCCGCGCATGCCATACTCAGAAGCGATGCACCGCTACGGCTCCGACAAGCCGGATCTGCGTATTCCGCTGGAGCTGGTGGACGTTGCTGACCTGCTTCAGGATATTGAATTCAAGGTATTTGCCGGTCCTGCCAAGGACCCGAAAGGTCGCGTAGCGGCACTGAAGGTACCGGGTGGTGCCGAACTGACCCGCAAGATCATCGACGAGTACACCAGTTTTGTCGGTATCTACGGTGCCAAGGGTCTGGCCTGGATCAAGGTCAACGAGCTGGAGAAGGGTGCCGAAGGCCTGCAATCTCCGATTGTGAAATTCCTGGGTGAAGACGTGGCCATGAAGGTCATGCAGCGCCTGGAAGCCAAAAACGGCGACATCGTGTTCTTCGGTGCCGACAAAGCGACGGTTGTCAACGAAGCCCTGGGTGCGCTGCGCATCAAGGTCGGCGAAGATATGAACCTGATCGAACGCGAGTGGGCGCCGCTGTGGGTGGTCGACTTCCCGATGTTCGAAGAGAACAGCGATGGCTCCATGACCGCGCTGCACCACCCGTTCACTTCGCCGAGCTGCAGCCCGGAAGAACTGATCGCCGAGCCCGAAGGCAAGCTTTCCCGTGCCTACGACATGGTACTGAACGGCACCGAATTGGGTGGCGGTTCCATCCGTATCCATGATCAGACCATGCAGAAAGCCGTATTCAAGGTGCTGGGTATCTCCGATGAGGAAGCGGACGAGAAATTCGGCTTCCTGTTGAATGCACTCAAGCACGGCGCACCGCCTCATGGTGGCCTGGCGTTTGGTCTTGATCGTCTGGTGATGCTGATGACCGGTTCCACTTCAATTCGTGAAGTGATTGCCTTCCCGAAAACCCAGAGTGCTGCCTGTCTGCTGACCGATGCACCGGGTGAGGTGAGTGCCGCGCAGCTGCGCGAACTGAATATCAAGCTGCGCAAAACTCCCTGA
- a CDS encoding ABC transporter permease: protein MSVIDISWWQLSLAAGLVLVLALLAWQARLGISRSLLVASARTVAQLFLIGLVLELLFSVGTLLWVSLMALVMLLLAGREVMARQQRRFSGGWAYCIGTASMFVSSFSVAVITLLVLVGPDPWYRPQYAIPLLGMLLGNTMTGVALSLDRLTETAWQQRAQIENRLMLGQNWKQALGPIQRDAMRAGMMPSINAMAAAGVISLPGMMTGQILAGTAPALAVKYQILIMLIITLGSGFGVMLAVVAGSWRLFDQRQRLRMDRLVKRAE from the coding sequence ATGAGCGTGATTGATATCAGCTGGTGGCAACTGTCACTGGCCGCAGGGCTGGTACTGGTGCTGGCATTACTGGCCTGGCAGGCCCGCTTGGGGATCAGTCGCAGTTTGCTGGTCGCAAGCGCACGTACTGTAGCGCAACTGTTTTTGATCGGCCTTGTGCTGGAGTTGCTTTTTTCTGTTGGGACACTGTTGTGGGTGAGTTTGATGGCGTTGGTGATGCTGTTGTTGGCCGGGCGCGAGGTAATGGCGAGGCAGCAGCGCCGCTTCAGCGGCGGCTGGGCTTATTGCATCGGCACCGCGTCAATGTTTGTATCATCCTTCAGTGTTGCGGTGATCACACTTCTGGTGCTAGTGGGGCCAGATCCCTGGTATCGGCCACAATATGCCATCCCGCTGTTGGGTATGCTGCTGGGCAATACCATGACCGGTGTGGCGCTCAGTCTGGATCGGCTCACTGAAACAGCGTGGCAGCAACGTGCGCAGATTGAAAACCGCCTGATGCTGGGGCAAAACTGGAAGCAGGCCTTGGGTCCCATTCAGCGTGATGCAATGCGTGCAGGCATGATGCCCAGCATCAATGCGATGGCGGCAGCGGGCGTCATAAGCTTGCCGGGCATGATGACGGGGCAGATTCTCGCAGGTACGGCACCGGCACTGGCGGTCAAATACCAGATTTTGATCATGCTGATCATAACGCTGGGCAGTGGCTTCGGGGTGATGTTGGCCGTGGTGGCAGGCAGCTGGCGCCTGTTTGATCAGCGCCAGCGCTTGCGAATGGATCGACTGGTGAAGCGGGCCGAGTAA
- a CDS encoding Na+/H+ antiporter family protein encodes MNAVVAAVLVMLVLSLVRTPVVVALILGALSAGLLAGMGLEQTLAAFSGGIGGGAEVALSYAMLGGFAVAIAQSGLPHAMADLVQRKLGQDNGNTRVIKYALVLVILAIAISSQNLIPIHIAFIPLLIPPLLLVMSKMQLDRRLIACVLTFGLVTPYMFLPVGFGGIFLNNILLKNIADNGLTMEGINVMSAMWIPAAGMVAGLLLAMVSYGRKRHYDLAPLEQVERVKVEYSSTRLVAVIVAMLAAFGIQLWTGSMVLGALAGYMICTVTGIVRWKQADGVLIDGMKMMAMIGFIMITAAGFAEVLRQTGEITTLVSSSAELIGQNKALAALLMLVVGLLITLGIGSSFSTIPIIAAIYVPLALSLGFSPLAIVALVGTAAALGDAGSPASDSTLGPTAGLNVDGQHHHIWDTVVPTFLHYNLPLLAAGWAAAMIL; translated from the coding sequence ATGAATGCCGTAGTGGCCGCAGTGCTGGTGATGCTGGTGCTGAGTCTGGTGCGTACACCCGTGGTGGTGGCGCTGATTCTGGGGGCTTTGAGTGCGGGCCTGTTGGCGGGGATGGGGCTTGAGCAGACATTGGCAGCGTTCAGCGGAGGTATTGGTGGTGGCGCCGAAGTGGCCCTGAGCTATGCCATGCTGGGTGGTTTTGCCGTTGCCATTGCCCAGTCGGGCTTGCCTCATGCCATGGCTGATCTGGTGCAGCGCAAGCTGGGGCAAGATAATGGCAATACGCGAGTTATAAAATATGCACTGGTACTGGTGATTCTGGCGATAGCCATCTCCTCTCAGAACCTGATACCGATTCATATCGCATTTATTCCCCTGCTGATTCCACCATTGTTGCTGGTGATGAGCAAAATGCAGCTGGACCGCCGTCTGATTGCCTGCGTGCTGACTTTCGGCCTTGTGACACCTTACATGTTCCTGCCGGTGGGGTTTGGCGGAATTTTTCTCAACAATATTCTGCTGAAAAACATTGCCGATAATGGCCTCACAATGGAAGGCATCAATGTGATGTCCGCCATGTGGATCCCGGCAGCCGGCATGGTAGCGGGGCTGCTGCTGGCGATGGTCAGTTATGGTCGCAAGCGTCATTATGACCTGGCACCACTGGAGCAGGTGGAGAGAGTAAAGGTTGAATACAGTTCCACTCGCCTGGTAGCGGTCATTGTCGCGATGCTGGCGGCATTTGGTATTCAACTCTGGACAGGCTCAATGGTATTGGGCGCGTTGGCAGGCTATATGATCTGTACCGTCACCGGTATCGTGCGCTGGAAACAAGCCGATGGAGTACTGATCGACGGCATGAAAATGATGGCGATGATCGGCTTTATCATGATCACGGCGGCGGGTTTTGCCGAAGTACTGCGCCAAACCGGTGAAATTACCACGCTGGTGAGCAGCAGCGCCGAGCTGATTGGCCAGAATAAAGCGCTGGCTGCGCTGTTGATGCTGGTGGTGGGGCTGCTGATCACGCTGGGCATTGGTTCGTCTTTTTCGACCATTCCGATCATTGCGGCGATCTATGTGCCGCTGGCGTTGTCGTTGGGTTTCAGTCCGCTTGCCATTGTGGCGCTGGTCGGTACTGCTGCGGCATTGGGTGATGCAGGTTCACCGGCTTCAGACTCCACGCTGGGACCCACTGCGGGGCTGAATGTGGACGGTCAGCATCACCATATCTGGGATACGGTGGTGCCCACCTTCTTGCATTACAACCTTCCGCTGCTGGCGGCGGGCTGGGCCGCAGCAATGATTCTCTGA
- a CDS encoding electron transfer flavoprotein subunit alpha/FixB family protein encodes MSILVIAEHDNQVLKPSTLSTLAAAAQIGGDVTLLVAGNGCAAAADAAAKASGVSKVLLADNPAYDHEIAENMAALIVSMAEGFTHILAPATANGKNFMPRVAALLDVGQISDIIKVESADTFARPIYAGNAIATVQSLDVVKVITVRGTAFDAVAAEGGSAAVETLSQVEDTGLSQFIGEEMAKSDRPELTSARVVIAGGRGMADSEHFHLLEKVADKLGAAVGASRAAVDAGFAPNDMQVGQTGKIVAPELYIAVGISGAIQHLAGMKDSKVIVAINKDEEAPIFQVADYGLVADLFTALPELDSAL; translated from the coding sequence ATGAGTATTCTGGTAATTGCTGAACATGACAATCAGGTGCTGAAGCCTTCCACTCTAAGCACTTTGGCTGCTGCCGCACAGATCGGCGGTGACGTTACCCTGCTGGTCGCTGGCAACGGTTGTGCCGCTGCCGCTGATGCCGCAGCCAAGGCGTCAGGCGTCAGTAAGGTGCTGCTGGCGGACAATCCGGCGTATGACCATGAAATTGCTGAAAACATGGCAGCCCTGATCGTATCCATGGCTGAAGGATTCACGCATATTCTGGCACCGGCGACCGCCAACGGTAAAAACTTTATGCCGCGGGTTGCTGCATTGCTGGATGTGGGGCAGATCTCGGATATCATCAAGGTGGAGTCCGCCGATACTTTTGCCCGTCCAATTTATGCCGGTAACGCCATTGCAACCGTTCAGTCATTGGATGTGGTCAAGGTGATCACCGTTCGCGGTACCGCATTTGACGCGGTGGCGGCGGAAGGTGGCAGTGCAGCCGTTGAAACTCTGAGCCAGGTGGAAGATACCGGACTTAGCCAGTTTATCGGTGAAGAAATGGCGAAGTCTGATCGTCCTGAACTGACGTCGGCGCGTGTCGTTATTGCCGGGGGGCGCGGCATGGCAGACAGCGAACATTTCCACCTGCTGGAAAAGGTTGCCGACAAGTTGGGTGCCGCTGTTGGCGCTTCCCGTGCGGCTGTCGACGCTGGCTTTGCACCCAACGATATGCAGGTAGGGCAGACTGGCAAGATCGTTGCGCCAGAGCTCTACATCGCTGTAGGCATCTCCGGCGCAATCCAGCACCTTGCAGGCATGAAAGATTCCAAAGTAATTGTCGCTATTAACAAGGATGAAGAGGCACCGATTTTCCAGGTAGCTGATTATGGTCTGGTGGCTGATCTGTTCACCGCGTTACCTGAATTGGACAGTGCACTTTAA
- a CDS encoding GNAT family N-acetyltransferase: protein MAKVNLHQSIESIGQPRWNALCGIQYPFLRYEFLHALEASGSVSTATGWQPMHAELLDDDGNPLMLMPLYLKTHSWGEYVFDWAWADAYEHHGLNYYPKLLTAVPFTPATGPRFGTHLSPAEVMQQLPALVQSVCSQTHASSWHGLFLPQPELRCAPQPLLHRLGVQYHWFNRDYRNFDDFLDRFSSRKRKAVRRERKKVEQQGISLRRIRGKAITREQLDLFYRFYQMTYLKRGRQGYLAPDFFHRLHQSMPEQLLLILAELEGNAIAAALCFIGEDTLYGRYWGCMEEYDCLHFEACYYQGIEFCIEQGLARFDPGAQGEHKIQRGFEPIATGSLHWIAHPGFEAAIRNFLQQESPAMQEQMEALHSWLPFKQPDVQAQ from the coding sequence ATGGCTAAAGTCAATCTGCATCAAAGTATAGAGTCGATCGGTCAGCCGCGCTGGAATGCACTCTGCGGCATCCAATATCCGTTTCTGCGTTACGAGTTCCTACATGCACTGGAAGCCTCCGGCAGCGTCAGCACAGCTACCGGCTGGCAGCCCATGCATGCAGAACTGCTCGATGACGATGGTAATCCGCTGATGCTGATGCCGCTGTATCTGAAAACCCACTCCTGGGGCGAATATGTGTTCGATTGGGCATGGGCCGACGCCTATGAACACCACGGACTCAACTACTACCCGAAGCTGCTGACTGCAGTACCCTTCACGCCCGCCACCGGACCACGTTTTGGCACCCATCTCAGCCCCGCTGAAGTAATGCAGCAATTGCCCGCGCTGGTACAGTCGGTGTGCAGCCAGACACACGCCTCTTCATGGCATGGCCTGTTCTTGCCACAACCGGAGCTGCGGTGCGCACCGCAACCATTACTTCACCGTCTGGGTGTGCAGTACCACTGGTTCAACCGGGATTATCGTAATTTTGATGATTTTCTCGATCGTTTCAGCTCACGCAAGCGCAAGGCGGTTCGACGTGAACGCAAGAAAGTCGAACAACAGGGCATCAGTCTGCGGCGAATCCGGGGCAAGGCGATCACTCGCGAGCAACTGGATCTGTTTTACCGCTTTTACCAGATGACCTACCTCAAGCGTGGTCGACAGGGGTATCTGGCACCGGACTTTTTTCACCGCTTGCATCAGAGCATGCCCGAACAACTGCTGTTGATACTGGCCGAGCTTGAAGGCAATGCCATCGCCGCTGCACTCTGCTTCATTGGTGAAGATACGCTTTATGGCCGTTACTGGGGCTGCATGGAGGAATATGACTGCCTGCATTTCGAGGCCTGCTACTATCAGGGTATCGAATTTTGCATTGAGCAGGGCCTTGCTCGCTTTGACCCGGGCGCCCAGGGGGAGCACAAAATCCAGCGCGGCTTTGAGCCGATTGCGACCGGGTCATTGCACTGGATCGCACACCCGGGGTTTGAAGCGGCGATTCGTAACTTCCTGCAGCAGGAGTCTCCCGCCATGCAGGAACAGATGGAGGCATTGCACAGCTGGCTGCCATTCAAACAGCCTGACGTGCAAGCTCAGTAA
- a CDS encoding flavin reductase family protein, with amino-acid sequence MIIEANQVSSTEIYHTLTQVIIPRPIAWVLSPNDEAGSSHNLAPFSFFNVVCSDPPILMLSIGSKSDGSMKDTCYNLLEYKRCVIHIAANHQAQMVSDSAAELARGESELTLTGQTLMPFDGTGLMRLPDAPVALACRLHQHIEVGNRPQNLLLVEVERIWIDDAVCGRDAKGRMRFEADRIKPLARLGGTEYATLGELFSIRRS; translated from the coding sequence ATGATCATCGAAGCAAATCAGGTAAGTTCGACCGAGATCTATCACACCTTGACCCAAGTCATTATTCCGCGCCCTATAGCCTGGGTGCTGAGCCCTAATGATGAGGCAGGCAGCAGTCATAATCTTGCGCCGTTTTCGTTTTTCAATGTGGTGTGCAGTGATCCACCCATCCTGATGCTTTCCATCGGCAGCAAAAGTGACGGCAGTATGAAAGATACCTGTTATAACCTGTTGGAATACAAGCGTTGTGTGATTCATATCGCAGCCAATCATCAGGCGCAGATGGTCAGCGACAGCGCGGCTGAACTGGCCCGAGGCGAGTCGGAACTGACGTTGACGGGGCAGACGCTAATGCCTTTCGATGGCACCGGATTGATGCGATTGCCGGATGCGCCGGTTGCGCTTGCCTGTCGGCTGCATCAACACATTGAGGTGGGCAATCGACCCCAGAATCTGTTGCTGGTGGAAGTGGAGCGAATCTGGATCGATGACGCTGTATGCGGACGGGATGCGAAAGGGCGGATGAGATTTGAGGCAGACAGAATCAAGCCGCTGGCACGATTGGGCGGTACCGAGTACGCAACACTGGGTGAGCTGTTCAGCATCCGCCGCAGCTGA
- a CDS encoding electron transfer flavoprotein subunit beta/FixA family protein, which produces MKVLVTVKRVIDYNVKVRVKSDQSDVDLNNVKMAINPFCEIAVEEAVRLKESGQASEVVVVSLGPQAAQEQLRTALALGADRAILVQSDDPLESLSVAKLLAKVVENEKPDLILMGKQAIDSDNNQTGQMLAALTGMGQGTFASEVKIDGNKVTVTREVDGGLQTVAVNTPAVVTVDLRLNEPRYASLPNIMKAKRKPLETLTPADLGVAIKAHTKLLKVEPPAERSAGIKVADVAELIDKLKNEAKVI; this is translated from the coding sequence ATGAAGGTGCTGGTAACGGTTAAGCGAGTTATCGACTACAACGTCAAGGTCCGGGTTAAATCCGACCAGTCCGACGTTGATCTGAATAATGTAAAAATGGCAATTAACCCCTTCTGCGAAATCGCAGTCGAGGAGGCAGTTCGCCTGAAAGAGTCCGGTCAAGCCAGCGAGGTAGTCGTGGTCTCTCTGGGGCCTCAGGCCGCTCAGGAACAGCTGCGCACGGCGCTGGCTCTTGGTGCCGATCGGGCCATTCTGGTTCAGAGCGATGATCCGCTGGAGTCTCTCTCGGTGGCAAAATTGCTGGCCAAGGTAGTCGAAAATGAGAAGCCTGATCTGATATTGATGGGCAAGCAGGCGATCGACTCCGACAATAATCAGACCGGTCAGATGCTGGCGGCACTGACGGGTATGGGACAGGGAACCTTTGCGTCCGAAGTAAAAATTGATGGCAACAAGGTCACTGTCACGCGCGAAGTTGATGGTGGTCTGCAGACCGTTGCAGTTAATACACCTGCAGTGGTGACGGTAGACCTACGGTTGAATGAACCGCGTTATGCTTCGTTGCCAAACATCATGAAAGCCAAGCGCAAGCCGCTGGAAACGCTTACGCCGGCAGATCTGGGGGTTGCGATCAAGGCTCACACGAAACTGCTTAAGGTAGAGCCGCCAGCTGAACGTTCAGCCGGTATCAAAGTGGCTGATGTGGCCGAGCTGATCGATAAACTCAAGAACGAGGCGAAGGTGATCTGA
- a CDS encoding HIT domain-containing protein, whose translation MDELELEFELDPRLITDTIAIGDYPLCRLLLMNDSQYPWFILVPRRAGVTELYHLPANEQQQLMHEASDLAETLADMFQARKMNVACLGNMVPQLHMHVIVRKESDAAWPGPVWGKVPAVAYTQEQLDRVRGKLEALLDGEMAFEPHN comes from the coding sequence ATGGATGAACTGGAGCTGGAGTTTGAGCTTGATCCCCGTCTGATCACCGATACGATTGCCATTGGTGACTATCCTCTCTGTCGCTTGCTGCTGATGAATGACAGCCAGTACCCCTGGTTCATTCTGGTGCCCCGCCGGGCCGGTGTCACGGAACTGTACCATCTGCCGGCCAATGAGCAGCAACAGCTCATGCATGAGGCCAGCGACCTGGCTGAAACACTGGCGGATATGTTTCAGGCACGCAAGATGAATGTCGCCTGCCTGGGCAATATGGTGCCACAGCTGCACATGCATGTGATTGTCCGAAAGGAGAGCGATGCAGCCTGGCCCGGCCCCGTCTGGGGTAAGGTCCCTGCTGTTGCCTATACGCAGGAACAGCTTGATCGGGTCCGAGGCAAGCTGGAAGCTTTGCTTGACGGAGAAATGGCATTCGAACCACATAACTGA